GCACAGTATCAGATGCGTTCAGCAGTTTCCATCCATGCGGTGTCCAGACACGGATTTTCTTGCCGCGCTGCCCGCCGGCCGGAAAGACCGTGTTAAATGATACACGCAAGAAAAGCTGACCCGACTCATCCAACAGTCTGGCCTTTTGGGCTGTGACTCGGACAAATTCTTCTGTTCTCGCTTGTTCACGCATGGACAGCTGCACAAGCGGCACCCATCCGGGATAACCGCGCGGATCCTTTTTAGTAGGCTGCGCGCTCGCAATGACCCGAGCCCAGTCCCCAATCACTTCTTCTACAATTACCGGTTCCCCGTACAAAAGCTGCGTCTGAATTTGATCCGTATCACTCAGCGCCAAGCGTTCTTCATAAGATAACTGGGAAAGCCATTTATCTATCTGTACCGGATGATCGAGCGCAGGCAGATCCGCCACACGGGGAGAGTCGGGATCTGTCCACACTGTCGCTACACTGACTGCACACATCCACTGCTCATTCATATGCATGCTTTTTCACCCACTGCATCATCCGTTTCCGATCAAATCCCAGCCCGTGTGCACTGTCAAACTCCAGCTGCGCTCTGTTATAACGTACGCCGCCTGCATCAAATTCCTGTTTAAGTAATAGCGGTGCATCCAAATCTACACGTGTAATGTTCGGCTGACTTGCCGCCGCATGAGCAGCTGCAGTTACGCCCACCGCCGTTTCCATCATGCTGCCCATCATACACTCGACTCCATTTGCTTCAGCCAATGCATTGATTTTCAAGGCTTCACGGATCCCCCCGACTTCATCAATTTGATATTTAGTACATCCACTGCGCGCATCTTCAGCAGCTTGACTGCGTCCATTGCGGAAAACAATGATTCATCCGCCATAATCGGCGTGCTTGTCTGTCTCGTGACATCTCTCAAGCCTTCTACATCATATGCGGCAACGGGCTGTTCTATTAACTCCAAATTAAATCCGTCGTCTTCCATCTGGCGGATCAGCCGGATGGCTTCTTTCGAGCTCCATCCCTGATTGGCATCCAGGCGAATTGCAATATGCGGCCCTACCGCCTGACGAATCGCTTGAATACGTTCTCTTTCTTGCTGCAAACTTCCTGTCCCGACTTTTACTTTCAGTATTCGGAACCCCTTGGCTGCGTGTTCTGCAGCTTCATTTGCCATCTCCGCGGGTGAGCCCACACTGACAGTCAGATCAGTAGTCAGGTTACAATGATAGCCGCCAAGTGCATTCATTAGCGGCAATCCGCAAAACTGCGCGAATAAATCATAGATTGCCATGTCAACCGCCGCTTTTGCACTTGTGTTACCGATAATGGACTGCTGCACTTTCTCCAACAGCAGTTCCCGCCGGCTTATATCCTGTCCGGCTAATAGCGGCGTAAATACATGAGTGATCACATGGCGAATACCGCCAAGTGAATCGCCGGTGATGACATGTGTCGGCACGGCTTCACCCCAGCCAGTCCGTCCATCGTTCGCTGTGATTTTTACAATCACGGACTGTATGTCATGAACAGTCCGCAATGCCGTACTAAATGGTTTTCTCAAAGACGATGAAACAACAAATGTTTCCACCGTGCATATTTGCATTTATTCCACTCCCGGTAAAATGGTCAATGTCTTATGATCAGCATCCAAACGTCCCTTCACCCCTAATGGAATCGCAATATTCGGCTCGCAGTGGCCTATTTGGAAGCCTTTTACGACAGGCTGACTGAGGTTGCCGAAATAATGCGCAAATACGTCATCCATTGTAAGTGTAACTCCGGGTTTTGCCGGTGACGCTTTCGCAAAATTACCGATCACCACTCCCGCCGCTTCCCGGAGTTTTCCGGCAAGACGCAACTGATTTAACAGACGGTCTACTTTATATGGTTCTTCACCCACATCTTCAATGACGAGCAATCGTTTATTCGTCTGGATCTCAAATTCACTTCCAAGACTGTTGACCAGCTGTGTTAAGTTTCCGCCGACCACTTCCCCTTCAGCCACACCGCCGACCAGCGTTTCAAGCGGCGAAATAGCTTCAGAGTAATGAACTTCTACAGGGTTAAACAGCTGTCCAAACATCTTTCCGGACAGTTCATGAAATTCATCCTGTGCAACGCAGGACGCGAGCATCGGTCCATGAAATGTCACCAGACCCGCTCCCTGACGTATAGCGGTATGCAGATATGTAATATCACTGAATCCCCAAAACACTTTTGGATTTTCGTGAATTACATCCATATCAAGCTGCTCAGCATAACGAGCAGAGCCGTAGCCGCCCCCGGCGCAAATAATCCCTTTTACTTCAGGGTCTTTGAACATCGCATGCAAATCGGCAAGCCGCTCTTCATCGGTTCCTGCCAAATAGCCATGTTTCTTATACACAGACTCTCCTATTTTATAGCGGAGCCCTAATTGCTCCAGGAACGAAAATGAGCGCTCCAATACTTCCCGTTCTACAGGACTGGCAGGTGCCACAATTCCTATTACATCACCTGCTGTAATACGTGCTGGACGAATCATTCTAGTCATCACCCTTTCTATGTCCTACTTTATCATATTCACAAAAGCGCATCGTCATCACGGGATCTCAAAATCAAATGTGGATAGCCGCCAAGTTATCCCCGTTATGAACAACTAATACACAAATATTGTGCATATACCACATAAAATAACTCAAAATACAGAAAAAGTTATTCACAATTCGTTACCTGTGGATAGTTTTATCCGCAAAAAACCGAATAACTGAAATTCATCAGTTATTCGGTCAGTCGTCAGCTATTTGGCACTTGATTTTTTGATGCATCAATCAGATGACGCACCGTTTCGCGGTCACCTTCATGAAGCGCCTGCACGATGGCACTCCCGACGATTACGCCATCAGCGAGTGCACCGAGAGATCGCACGTGTTCCGGCGTAGATATCCCGAACCCTGCGAGAACCGGAACGGAACTTGCTGCTTTCAAACGCTCCAAGTGACCTTCTAGCCCTTCGGTGAATGAAGAACGAACGCCTGTTATACCGTTCACAGTCACTGCATAAATGAAGCCCTCTGCCGCTTTGGCAATCGCCTCAATACGCTCGGCAGGACTCGTTAGCGAAACCAATTGAATTAACGCCACATCACTGTCTTTCAACGCGTCTTTCAGCAAATCGCTTTCTTCAAGCGGCAGATCGGGCACGATAAGGCCATAAACGCCGCTTGCTTCGCAGTCTGCAGCAATCACCTGTAAACCGTAGCTCAGCACAGGATTCAAATACGTCATAATAACGAGAGGCACAGTAACTTCGTCTTTGAATGAGGCAAGTTCTTTCATGACTTTGCGCAGCGTGACGCCTTCTGCCAAAGCGCGCTCTCCAGCCTTCTGGATCACTTCCCCGTCTGCAACCGGATCAGAAAACGGAATTCCCACTTCAATGGCTGTTGCACCCGCCTCCTGTAAGAAAAGAATATTCTCCTTCAGTGTCTGCAATCCGCCGTCGCCTGCCATGATGTAAGGAACGAATGCTTTACCGCCCTGATCATTACATTGTAAAATTGCTTGTGTCACTTGTTTTTTCGTCATTTTGATTGACCTCCCAACGCATCACGCACCGTTTGCATATCCTTGTCGCCGCGGCCGGACAGGCAGATGACGAGCACTTCATCTTCTTTCATTTCTTTTGCCAGCTCCACCGCATAATACACGGCATGCGCACTTTCAAGGGCAGGAATAATTCCTTCCACACGGGACAGCAGCTGTACTCCTTCAAGTGCCTGCTGATCTGTCACGGAATCATATTTCACCCGTTTAATATCATGTAAATAACAATGCTCAGGCCCAACCGCAGGATAATCCAGACCCGCTGAGATTGAATGCGCTTCTTGAATGAACCCATCCTCGTCCTGCAGTACGTACATATATGCACCGTGCAGCACGCCTTCTTGTTTGCCCGCAATTGCGGCCGCATGTTTGCCGGTTGAAATGCCGCTTCCCGCCGCTTCTACTCCATATAATTTTACATCCTGATCGTCAACGAATGGATGGAACATACCGATTGCGTTGCTTCCGCCGCCGATACATGCGATAACGGCATCCGGCAGACGGCCTTCGTGCGCCAGAATCTGCTGGCGTGTCTCATCACCGATTACACGCTGAAAATCACGTACAATTTGCGGAAACGGATGCGGACCAAGAGCGGACCCAAGAATATAATGCGTATCTTCCACGTTCGCAACCCAGTAACGCAACGCTTCATTGACCGCATCTTTTAATGTACCCGCACCTTTATCCACAGACACAACTTTTGTACCCAGCAGCTCCATACGGAAAACATTCAATTCCTGGCGGCGGACATCTTCCTTCCCCATGAATACTACACATTCCAGACCGAGCAATGCACAAGCCGTTGCTGTAGCGACACCATGCTGTCCAGCTCCTGTTTCCGCTACAATTTTCTTCTTGCCCATACGAGCAGCTAACAGTGCCTGACCGAGTGAGTTATTAATTTTATGCGCACCTGTGTGGTTCAAATCTTCCCGCTTCAGATAGATCTTTGCGCCGCCCGCATGCTTCGTCAGACGTTCCGCAAAAAATAACGGCGTTTCACGGCCCACATATTCTTTTAAATAATAATCCAGTTCTTTTGAAAACTCCGGATCTTGCTGCGCATCTTCATAAGCCTGTTCTAATTCGGCCAATGCAGTCATCAGCGTTTCCGGTACGAATTGTCCGCCAAATCTTCCGTAACGTCCTTTAGTTTCTGTTGTCATCTTGATTTCTCCTGCCCTTCGCTGTATGGATAAATGTCCGAATGCGTTCTGTGTCTTTTTGTTTTTCTATTTCCACTCCACTTGATACATCCACCATATATGGATTCACTTGCCGGACAGCTTCCTGCACGTTTCTTGCATGCAAGCCGCCAGCCAGAATAATTTGTTCTTTTGAAACACCTGCATTTTCAAGTAACGACCAGTCAAACGTTTTCCCGCTGCCGCCCTTATACTCAACGCCCGGTGTATCGAATAGATAATAATCTACATCATATGAAGCCGCCCTGGCCGCGTCTTCTTCATTTTCAACAGCCAGCGCTTTAATGGAAGGCAATCCAACCTCTTGAATGAAAGCCGGCGTCTCGTCTCCGTGATACTGGATGTAATCGAGGGACACTTCTTTAAACGTCCTGTGCAATTGTTCCCTTGATGCATCTGTAAACACACCAATTTTCCATACCGAATCTGGTATATGCTTCGCCAATTCCTGCGCCTGCTCAACCGTCACTTCCCTGCGGCTTGGCGCAAATACAAAACCGATGGCATCCGCACCTGCTTCAACAGCTGCACGCACATGTTCCGGCTGCGTCAGGCCGCATATCTTCACTTTTATTGTCATGGACGAATCACTTTCTTCTCTACTTGCAACGCCTGCAGCGCTTCTTTTACCGAATCACTGCGCATCAGCGATTCTCCCACCAGAACTGCACTGGCACCTGCTTCTGCAGCACGTTTCGCATCTTCAGGTCCCCAGATTCCGCTTTCACTGATGAACACACGCTCTTCATCAAACGGGAAGTGTGCTGCAACCAGTTCCGTCTGCGCGAGATCCACCTCAAATGTATGCAGATCCCGGTTATTTACTCCGATGATTTTTGCATCAATCGCCAGTGCGCGGTGCAGTTCTTCCACGTTGTGCACTTCAACCAGCACGTCTAATCCCTGTTCGTTGGCATACGTGTAGAGACTGCCAAGTGCTTTGTCGTCAAGCGCAGCGACAATCAGCAGAATGACGGATGCACCCGCACTTTTCGCCTGGTCAATTTGAATTTGATGAATGATGAAGTCTTTACATAACAACGCAATAGGAACAGCGTCTGCAACAGCTGACAAGTCTTCAAACGATCCCTTGAAAAATTCACGGTCAGTGAGTACAGATATACATGCAGCACCCGCCTCATAATATGCAGTCGCCTGTCTTACAGGGTTTGCTCCTTCCGCAATCAATCCTTTGGAAGGAGAGGCACGCTTCATTTCGGAAATGACTTGAAGCTGTCTGGCTTTTCGAAGTGTACGATACAGTGACGGCCGTATAATTTCTCTTTCCGGAAATGTTGTATGATTCTTTACTAACTGATCTACCTCTATTTTCTTCTGTGCAATAATTTTATCTAAAATGGTCATCTGACACCCGCCTCTTGCCGAATCCGATCGCTGAACGCGACGACGGCTTCTAATTTTTCTAAAGCTTTCCCTGACAAAATACTTTCAGTCGCCATCTTGACGCCTTCTTGTATCGTTGCCGCTTGGCCGTTGGCAAATAAACCAATGCCCGCATTCAACACGACCGTGTCAAACTTCGGCCCGCGTTCTCCTGCCAGAATCGAACGGGTCGTTGCGGCATTTTCCACTGCGTCTCCGCCTCTAATCGCAGACAGCGGCGCATATTCCAATCCTACGTCATCTGCGGTCAAGGAAAACGGAATTAGATCACCCCGGTCCAATAATACAAACTCATTCTGACCTGCAAGCGACGCCTCATCCATACCGCCCGCTCCGCTTACTACGATAGCCCGTTCGCGGCCAAGCATCCGCAGAACAGATGCATATTCCATAATGAAGTCCGGACGGTTGATGCCCGTGAACTGGGTTTCCAGTGATACAGGATTTGTCAGAGGTCCGACCAAGTTGAAGATCGTTGTCTTGCCGATTTTATTTCGAATAGCTCCGATCCGTTTCATTTTCGGATGAATAGCCGGTGCAAATAAGAACGCAATACCTTGTTCTTCAAGCAGTTCCTGCATATCCGCAAGCTGAAAGTCCGTATGAATGCCGAGTGCATCGAGTACATCTTGGCTGCCGGCTGCGCTGGATATTTTACGGTTTCCGTGTTTTGCAACCTGGACACCCGCACCCGCCAGTACGAAGGCTGCTGTTGTACTGATGTTAAATGTGTTCACGCCATCCCCGCCTGTTCCGCAGTTATCTAAGTAACGTGCAGCGGCTGGTGTCAAGTCGTTAGCGTAAGATTTCATCACAGCTGCCAGTGCGGCTACTTCATGTGAAGTTTCCCCTTTTTTTGACAAGGCAATAAGGAATTGCGCGATTAGCTCTTCATCTGTTTCTTCATTAAACAATAATTCAGCTGCTTCTCTCATCTCTTCATACATGAGATGGCGCTGCTTCTCTACTATACTTAGGAATTTCTCCATACTCGTCTCTTCCCTTCTCATCTGCATACTGCGTTTCTGTTTTCTTTTGGTCAGCCGCTCCTTGACAGTCAGCTGATTGTTTCCGTTGCTTCCAGTAAGGAACGCGCTTTATTGGATGTTTCTTTATATTCTAATGAAGGAACAGATGCTTCCACTATGCCGGCACCTGCCTGAACGTAGGCTTTCCCTTCTTTTACAAGCATGGTGCGGATTGTCAGCGCAAAGTCGATATTACCGTTCAGTCCGATATAGCCGATTGCGCCTCCATAAATTCCGCGGTGCTGATCTTCAAGTTCATCAATGATCTCCATGGCTGCGGGTTTTGGTGATCCAGTTACTGTTCCTGCCGGCATTGTTGCTTTCAGTGCATCCAGTGCATGGAGTCCGGGAGCCAGCTCGCCTTCCACTTCAGATACCAAGTGCATGACGTGTTCATAGCGCACCGTCTCAAGATAGTTTGCGACATCAATGGTTTCCGGACGACAGATTTGCCCCAGTTCTTTTTTGCTTACTTCGACGAGCATGTCGTGTTCGGAAAGTTCTTTCGGATCATTTCGCAATTCTGTTTCAAGCGCTTGATCTTCCGCTTCATCACGGCCTCTTCTGCGTGTTCCCGCAATCGGATTCGTCAATACTTTGTTTCCTGTGACGCTGACGAGACTTTCAGGCGATGTGCCGATGACCGTATGATCTTCAAACTCCATGTAATACATATAAGGGGACGGATTGCGGCGGCGCAGTTTACGGTATAACGCAAATGGATCGCCCGTAATATCTGCTTCGAGCCGGCGCGACAGGACGACCTGTTCCGCCTGACCTTCTTTAATTGCATCGATGACAATCTGTACCCTGCGCTCAAACTCTTCCTTGGATATCGCACAGCGGTAGTCAGAAATAGAAACACTTTCTTCTTTGCCGATTGATCCGTTGATGATCATGTCTTCAATTTCATCCAAGTCAGGCGCTTCGTATACCGGATTGATTTCTGTGTGCAATAACGTGACGTCATGCAGTTTATGATCATAAATAACAATCGTATCGTAAATATTGAAGTAAACATCAGGTATGTTCAGGTCATCAGCGCTGCGCATTTCACCGTTTCTCGCTGCACCGTACCCGACATAACCGACTGCTCCGCCCGTGAAAGGGAAACCTGCATCCTCTGTAATACGGGGCATCAGCCGCTTCAATAATGTGTAAAGGTCACCTTCATGCGTATACGTTTTATTCGTTGAATAGACGATTTCTTCCACAACGCCATCACGGCCGCGGTACGCCTTTTGGGGATTTAGTCCAATGAATGAATAACGTCCTGACCCGCCCGCCTGCGAAGAGCTTTCTAGGAGAAACTTATGCTTTCCTTTCAGCCTCCTGAAAATCAAAATCGGCGTCAGTGAATCGCCTTCAATCTTTCGTGTGGTCACCCGTAAATTCTTCTGCTCTGTCATCATGTTCATTCCCCTTTTCTATATGGACTGTTTCACGGACTTTCATATACCGAAAATAAAAAAAGTCCTCTGCAAACAGAGCCAGTCAGCCTGTTGCAGAGGACGATTAAATAACCGCGTTGCCACCTCAAATTGAAGCGCCTGAGCACTCCCACTTTATGTGTTTTCACACTGCCCTTAACGCGGGCACACGTCTGTTTTGAAACAAAACAGCTGCCATAAGTCCATTCACGAATGCCGTGTATCAGTTCCCACCCGCCACTGACTCTCTAGCAAGCACGTGCAATCGCTACTCTTCTTATTCTGATCTTTTCGCTATTCTCTTCTATGCTGACTCTGCTCATCTAACGTGGACGACTTCGCTCCCGAAATCTTCTGTCCGTCTAGTAATTACATTTATCTTAATATGCAGAATCTTTAATGTCAACAAATTCTTACGGCAAAAATGCTATAATTAATGTAATGTGACAAGTTCGGAAGGAGAGTCATTATGCGTATTAATAAATTTTTAAGCGGAGCGGGCATTGTATCAAGGCGCGGCGCGGACCAGTGGATTGCCGACGGCCGTGTCAAAATCAACGGAGAGCTTGCGGAACTCGGCAGCAAAGTCGAAGCCGGTGATCAAGTGGAGGTAGACGGAAAACTGGTTGAGCAGGAAGAACAGCTTGTCTATATCGCACTCAATAAGCCTGTCGGAATCACCAGTACAACAGAGCGCCACATCGAAGGAAATGTCGTGGATTTCGTTAATCATCCGCTGCGGATTTTCCATATCGGAAGGCTCGACAAAGATTCAGACGGACTGTTGCTGTTAACGAATGACGGAGATATCGTCAATGAAATTCTAAGGGAAGAATATGGGCACGAGAAGGAATATATCGTGACCGTTGACAGCCCGATCACTTCTTCTTTCATTGAACAGATGGAATCGGGTGTGAAAATTCTTGATACCGTAACGAAACCCTGCACTGTTACGAAGCTCGGACCTAAAACATTTTCCATCATACTGACCCAGGGCTTAAACCGCCAAATCCGCAGAATGTGTGCAGCGCTCGGCTATCATATCCGCCGGCTGCAGCGGGTCCGGATCCTGAATATTGAGCTGGGTGACCTGGCGATCGGCGAATGGCGGGAGCTGACGGATTCCGAACGCAAAAAACTGTTTCAAACATTGAACTATCAGCCGAAAAGATAAGATAGGCAGCGATATTCCATACAGCTGCTGTGATGAGGACCGAAGACAGCCCAGTAATGCCAGGGACTGATCTTCGGTCTTTTGCTGCTCAGTATTACAAGGAATTATATCTGCCGGCTACCTATCGAATGCTGAGGCTCATGCGGCTACACCATAATGCGTATTCGTGAAAACGCCAATTCCACTCATCTGCAGCCTTAATTTATACTTTCTCAATATCTTTTACTTCTTATAAACCTTATGTGCTGACGGTACTTCCAAAAACCTACATAATATTCTTTTTTGATCTAGTTCAAAACTCTCTTATATATGATATAATTAGTAATATTTCAAACGCTTCATGACTTATTAATTATGTTCATATAAAACATCAATGCGAAAATTCCCATATAACTAATTTGCTGTTTTTACAATCACTCAAAAGAAAGGATGTGCTATCATGCCGTTACACGCCCCCAGCATCCATCCGCATCTATCAAAACTGCTGGATGAACAATTTTGCATATCCCTAATTGACTTGAACGGTCATCTCACCTATGTGAATCAGAATTTCTGTGAGTTAACAGGCTACCAGGAAGAAGAGCTGCTAGGAAGCACTTGGGAACTGCTGAACAGAGGGCTCTCCGTCGAGAAGACACTTCATATGCTCAGAGAACATTTCATCCGGGATAATGTGTATCAGGAATCTGTGCGGATTTTATCCAAAAACAATACAGAGCACTGGCTGGATATAACCATCGTGCCTATTTATGACTCCGCAGGTCATTTAACAAATTACTTATCGCTCGATATTGATGTCACACGATCTAAACTGGTTTCAAAGGAATTCGCAAAAACGCGAACAGACTTGCATAATTTTAAATATGCTCTTGATGAAGCGGCAGTAGTAGTCATCACGAATGCCCAAGGCGTCATCAGCTATGTTAACGACCATTTTTGTAAACTATCCGGATATTCGCGTGAGGAGCTCATCGGGAAAACACATCGAGTAGTTAATTCAGGGACACATCCAAAAAGTTTTTTTGAGAATATGTGGTCGACGATTCAATCGGGACAAGTATGGCGCGGAGTCATCCGGAATAAATCAAAGTCCGGCAACCATTACTGGGTCCATACAACGATTGTTCCGTTTATCGGATCTGACGGAAAACCATTTCAATATATTTCAATCAGACAAGACGTGACATCACACAAAGCCGCAGAAAAGTCACTTGAAACGGCAGTGAAAAATGACTTTTCAACGACTGTTAAAAATCTGCAAAATGCTATTTTCAAATATTCGTTTGATGAAAATCTTCAAATCAAAATAACATTGCTGGAAGGTAAAGCGGTGCAAAGACTGGGAATCAACAAAGATATACTGAATCAATTGACGGCTGACAAACAGTTTAATTTGTCTACGATTAAGCGTCAGCTCTTAGGCGCACTGCTTGGCCGTGTTGCCCAGTTTGAAATCCAGTATCAGTCCCATACATTTCTAGTTTATCTTTCTCCTATTTTTGACGGGGAAAATGTAGTGGAAGTCGTCGGCACCGCAATCGATATTACCGATCGTAAAGAAGCGGAACGGCAAGTCGAATATATGGCGTTTCACGATCACCTGACAGGATTGCCGAACCGCCGATTATTAAAACAGACGGTGGAAGACTTGATTGAGAGCCGCCTGCATAATCAGCAGCCTTTCGCTTTGCTCTACATGGATTTGGACAGATTTAAAAATATTAATGATTCTATGGGGCACTATATAGGGGACCAATTGCTAAAGGCAGTAGGCGCACGCCTGCAGACACTTGTCCGTCAAAATGATTTAGTCGGGCGGCTCAGCGGGGACGAGTTTCTCATACTCTGTTCCTCTACTACAAAACAAGGGGCAAAAATGGTTGCTCAGCGCATCGTGGATGAAGTCTCGAAGTCCTTTCTCATCGATCATTTGGAAATATTCATCGC
The Sporosarcina sp. P33 genome window above contains:
- a CDS encoding C40 family peptidase, which translates into the protein MNEQWMCAVSVATVWTDPDSPRVADLPALDHPVQIDKWLSQLSYEERLALSDTDQIQTQLLYGEPVIVEEVIGDWARVIASAQPTKKDPRGYPGWVPLVQLSMREQARTEEFVRVTAQKARLLDESGQLFLRVSFNTVFPAGGQRGKKIRVWTPHGWKLLNASDTVRLGEESTDRPLTVGRRFLGLPYLWGGMSAWGYDCSGFIHNIWKACGIDLPRDAADQAEAGRPVSLDTSEWEKGDLVFFQNDNESIHHVALYAGNGQILHAPSTGKLIEQIPLKESVYANKVSAVRRVV
- a CDS encoding LD-carboxypeptidase, translated to MTRMIRPARITAGDVIGIVAPASPVEREVLERSFSFLEQLGLRYKIGESVYKKHGYLAGTDEERLADLHAMFKDPEVKGIICAGGGYGSARYAEQLDMDVIHENPKVFWGFSDITYLHTAIRQGAGLVTFHGPMLASCVAQDEFHELSGKMFGQLFNPVEVHYSEAISPLETLVGGVAEGEVVGGNLTQLVNSLGSEFEIQTNKRLLVIEDVGEEPYKVDRLLNQLRLAGKLREAAGVVIGNFAKASPAKPGVTLTMDDVFAHYFGNLSQPVVKGFQIGHCEPNIAIPLGVKGRLDADHKTLTILPGVE
- the trpA gene encoding tryptophan synthase subunit alpha; this translates as MTKKQVTQAILQCNDQGGKAFVPYIMAGDGGLQTLKENILFLQEAGATAIEVGIPFSDPVADGEVIQKAGERALAEGVTLRKVMKELASFKDEVTVPLVIMTYLNPVLSYGLQVIAADCEASGVYGLIVPDLPLEESDLLKDALKDSDVALIQLVSLTSPAERIEAIAKAAEGFIYAVTVNGITGVRSSFTEGLEGHLERLKAASSVPVLAGFGISTPEHVRSLGALADGVIVGSAIVQALHEGDRETVRHLIDASKNQVPNS
- the trpB gene encoding tryptophan synthase subunit beta yields the protein MTTETKGRYGRFGGQFVPETLMTALAELEQAYEDAQQDPEFSKELDYYLKEYVGRETPLFFAERLTKHAGGAKIYLKREDLNHTGAHKINNSLGQALLAARMGKKKIVAETGAGQHGVATATACALLGLECVVFMGKEDVRRQELNVFRMELLGTKVVSVDKGAGTLKDAVNEALRYWVANVEDTHYILGSALGPHPFPQIVRDFQRVIGDETRQQILAHEGRLPDAVIACIGGGSNAIGMFHPFVDDQDVKLYGVEAAGSGISTGKHAAAIAGKQEGVLHGAYMYVLQDEDGFIQEAHSISAGLDYPAVGPEHCYLHDIKRVKYDSVTDQQALEGVQLLSRVEGIIPALESAHAVYYAVELAKEMKEDEVLVICLSGRGDKDMQTVRDALGGQSK
- a CDS encoding phosphoribosylanthranilate isomerase gives rise to the protein MTIKVKICGLTQPEHVRAAVEAGADAIGFVFAPSRREVTVEQAQELAKHIPDSVWKIGVFTDASREQLHRTFKEVSLDYIQYHGDETPAFIQEVGLPSIKALAVENEEDAARAASYDVDYYLFDTPGVEYKGGSGKTFDWSLLENAGVSKEQIILAGGLHARNVQEAVRQVNPYMVDVSSGVEIEKQKDTERIRTFIHTAKGRRNQDDNRN
- the trpC gene encoding indole-3-glycerol phosphate synthase TrpC, producing the protein MTILDKIIAQKKIEVDQLVKNHTTFPEREIIRPSLYRTLRKARQLQVISEMKRASPSKGLIAEGANPVRQATAYYEAGAACISVLTDREFFKGSFEDLSAVADAVPIALLCKDFIIHQIQIDQAKSAGASVILLIVAALDDKALGSLYTYANEQGLDVLVEVHNVEELHRALAIDAKIIGVNNRDLHTFEVDLAQTELVAAHFPFDEERVFISESGIWGPEDAKRAAEAGASAVLVGESLMRSDSVKEALQALQVEKKVIRP
- the trpD gene encoding anthranilate phosphoribosyltransferase, which translates into the protein MEKFLSIVEKQRHLMYEEMREAAELLFNEETDEELIAQFLIALSKKGETSHEVAALAAVMKSYANDLTPAAARYLDNCGTGGDGVNTFNISTTAAFVLAGAGVQVAKHGNRKISSAAGSQDVLDALGIHTDFQLADMQELLEEQGIAFLFAPAIHPKMKRIGAIRNKIGKTTIFNLVGPLTNPVSLETQFTGINRPDFIMEYASVLRMLGRERAIVVSGAGGMDEASLAGQNEFVLLDRGDLIPFSLTADDVGLEYAPLSAIRGGDAVENAATTRSILAGERGPKFDTVVLNAGIGLFANGQAATIQEGVKMATESILSGKALEKLEAVVAFSDRIRQEAGVR
- a CDS encoding anthranilate synthase component I family protein, whose translation is MMTEQKNLRVTTRKIEGDSLTPILIFRRLKGKHKFLLESSSQAGGSGRYSFIGLNPQKAYRGRDGVVEEIVYSTNKTYTHEGDLYTLLKRLMPRITEDAGFPFTGGAVGYVGYGAARNGEMRSADDLNIPDVYFNIYDTIVIYDHKLHDVTLLHTEINPVYEAPDLDEIEDMIINGSIGKEESVSISDYRCAISKEEFERRVQIVIDAIKEGQAEQVVLSRRLEADITGDPFALYRKLRRRNPSPYMYYMEFEDHTVIGTSPESLVSVTGNKVLTNPIAGTRRRGRDEAEDQALETELRNDPKELSEHDMLVEVSKKELGQICRPETIDVANYLETVRYEHVMHLVSEVEGELAPGLHALDALKATMPAGTVTGSPKPAAMEIIDELEDQHRGIYGGAIGYIGLNGNIDFALTIRTMLVKEGKAYVQAGAGIVEASVPSLEYKETSNKARSLLEATETIS
- a CDS encoding pseudouridine synthase, encoding MRINKFLSGAGIVSRRGADQWIADGRVKINGELAELGSKVEAGDQVEVDGKLVEQEEQLVYIALNKPVGITSTTERHIEGNVVDFVNHPLRIFHIGRLDKDSDGLLLLTNDGDIVNEILREEYGHEKEYIVTVDSPITSSFIEQMESGVKILDTVTKPCTVTKLGPKTFSIILTQGLNRQIRRMCAALGYHIRRLQRVRILNIELGDLAIGEWRELTDSERKKLFQTLNYQPKR
- a CDS encoding bifunctional diguanylate cyclase/phosphodiesterase — encoded protein: MPLHAPSIHPHLSKLLDEQFCISLIDLNGHLTYVNQNFCELTGYQEEELLGSTWELLNRGLSVEKTLHMLREHFIRDNVYQESVRILSKNNTEHWLDITIVPIYDSAGHLTNYLSLDIDVTRSKLVSKEFAKTRTDLHNFKYALDEAAVVVITNAQGVISYVNDHFCKLSGYSREELIGKTHRVVNSGTHPKSFFENMWSTIQSGQVWRGVIRNKSKSGNHYWVHTTIVPFIGSDGKPFQYISIRQDVTSHKAAEKSLETAVKNDFSTTVKNLQNAIFKYSFDENLQIKITLLEGKAVQRLGINKDILNQLTADKQFNLSTIKRQLLGALLGRVAQFEIQYQSHTFLVYLSPIFDGENVVEVVGTAIDITDRKEAERQVEYMAFHDHLTGLPNRRLLKQTVEDLIESRLHNQQPFALLYMDLDRFKNINDSMGHYIGDQLLKAVGARLQTLVRQNDLVGRLSGDEFLILCSSTTKQGAKMVAQRIVDEVSKSFLIDHLEIFIAPSIGISMFPEDGAHYDTLIRNADSAMYLAKQSGKSTYQFFTEELYNDLMQRTLIEMELRQVLKKEELFLHYQPQFEFKTGKVIGVEALVRWQHPTRGLVSPGRFIPIAEETGMILPIGLWVLETACRQAKEWQDMGYTSLLMSVNVSLRQFKSANFVADVKNTLHKTGLQPQFLNIEITESMTSDVTYCQNILQQLRDIGIKISIDDFGTGYSSLSYLSTFPLTHLKIDQSFVRDLTKNSVIVKAIIDLAKNLHLRVVAEGVETDEQAAFLKTLACDEAQGFLYSRPVPCGQLLELLKRTEL